A window of Pan paniscus chromosome 10, NHGRI_mPanPan1-v2.0_pri, whole genome shotgun sequence contains these coding sequences:
- the LOC100971669 gene encoding dol-P-Glc:Glc(2)Man(9)GlcNAc(2)-PP-Dol alpha-1,2-glucosyltransferase isoform X1 produces MAQLEGYYFSAALSCTFLVSCLLFSAFSRALREPYMDEIFHLPQAQRYCEGHFSLSQWDPMITTLPGLYLVSVGVVKPAIWIFGWSEHVVCSIGMLRFVNLLFSVGNFYLLYLLFRKVQPRNKAASSIQRVLSTLTLAVFPTLYFFNFLYYTEAGSMFFTLFAYLMCLYGNHKTSAFLGFCGFMFRQTNIIWAVFCAGNVIAQKLTEAWKTELQKKEDRLPPIKGPFAEFRKILQFLLAYSMSFKNLSMLLLLTWPYILLGFLFCAFVVVNGGIVIGDRSSHEACLHFPQLFYFFSFTLFFSFPHLLSPSKIKTFLSLVWKRRILFFVVTLVSVFLVWKFTYAHKYLLADNRHYTFYVWKRVFQRYETVKYLLVPAYIFAGWSIADSLKSKSIFWNLMFFICLFIVIVPQKLLEFRYFILPYVIYRLNIPLPPTSRLICELSCYAVVNFITFFIFLNKTFQWPNSQDIQRFMW; encoded by the exons ATGGCGCAGCTAGAGGGTTACTATTTCTCGGCCGCCTTGAGCTGTACCTTTTTAGTATCCTGCCTCCTCTTCTCCGCCTTCAGCCGGGCGCTGCGAGAGCCCTACATGGACGAGAtcttccacctgcctcaggcgcAGCGCTACTGTGAGGGCCATTTCTCCCTTTCCCAG tggGATCCCATGATTACTACATTACCTGGCTTGTACCTGGTGTCAGTTGGAGTGGTCAAACCTGCCATTTGGATCTTTGGATGGTCTGAACATGTTGTCTGCTCCATTGGGATGCTCAGATTTGTTAATCTTCTCTTCAGTGTTGGCAACTTCTATTTACTATATTTGCTTTTCCGCAAGGTACAACCCAGAAACAAG GCTGCCTCAAGTATCCAGAGAGTCTTGTCAACATTAACACTAGCAGTATTTccaacactttatttttttaacttcctttATTATACAGAAGCAGGATCTatgttttttactctttttgcGTATTTGATGTGTCTTTATGGAAATCATAAAACTTCAGCCTTCCTTGGATTTTGTGGCTTCATGTTTCGGCAAACAAATATCATCTGGGCTGTCTTCTGTGCAGGAAATGTCATTGCACAAAAGTTAACGGAGGCTTGGAAAACTGAGCTACAAAAGAAGGAAGACAGACTTCCACCTATTAAAGGACCATTTGCAGAATTCAGAAaaattcttcagtttcttttggcTTATTCCATGTCCTTTAAAAACTTGAGTATGCTTTTGCTTCTGACTTGGCCCTACATCCTTCTGGGATTTCTGTTTTGTGCTTTTGTAGTAGTTAATGGTGGAATTGTTATTGGCGATCGGAGTAGTCATGAAGCCTGTCTTCATTTTCCTCAACTAttctactttttttcatttactctctttttttcctttcctcatctcCTGTCTCCTAGCAAAATTAAGACTTTTCTTTCCTTAGTTTGGAAACGTAGAATTCTGTTTTTTGTGGTTACCTTAGTCTCTGTGTTTTTAGTTTGGAAATTCACTTATGCTCATAAATACTTGCTAGCAGACAATAGACATTATACTTTCTATGTGtggaaaagagtttttcaaagatATGAAACTGTGAAATATTTGTTAGTTCCAGCCTATATATTTGCTGGTTGGAGTATAGCTGACTCACTGAAATCAAAGTCAATTTTCTGGAATTTAatgtttttcatatgcttgttcaTTGTTATAGTTCCTCAGAAACTGCTGGAATTTCGTTACTTCATTTTACCTTATGTCATTTATAGGCTTAAcatacctctgcctcccacatccAGACTCATTTGTGAACTGAGCTGCTATGCAGTTGTTAATTTCAtaacttttttcatctttctgaACAAGACTTTTCAGTGGCCAAATAGTCAGGACATTCAAAGGTTTATGTGGTAA
- the LOC100971669 gene encoding dol-P-Glc:Glc(2)Man(9)GlcNAc(2)-PP-Dol alpha-1,2-glucosyltransferase isoform X2 has translation MAQLEGYYFSAALSCTFLVSCLLFSAFSRALREPYMDEIFHLPQAQRYCEGHFSLSQWDPMITTLPGLYLVSVGVVKPAIWIFGWSEHVVCSIGMLRFVNLLFSVGNFYLLYLLFRKVQPRNKIKWSIQFKNIRTLSNSETACQKGQKKIYNFRLAHFSEKYLLFHHENFILKK, from the exons ATGGCGCAGCTAGAGGGTTACTATTTCTCGGCCGCCTTGAGCTGTACCTTTTTAGTATCCTGCCTCCTCTTCTCCGCCTTCAGCCGGGCGCTGCGAGAGCCCTACATGGACGAGAtcttccacctgcctcaggcgcAGCGCTACTGTGAGGGCCATTTCTCCCTTTCCCAG tggGATCCCATGATTACTACATTACCTGGCTTGTACCTGGTGTCAGTTGGAGTGGTCAAACCTGCCATTTGGATCTTTGGATGGTCTGAACATGTTGTCTGCTCCATTGGGATGCTCAGATTTGTTAATCTTCTCTTCAGTGTTGGCAACTTCTATTTACTATATTTGCTTTTCCGCAAGGTACAACCCAGAAACAAG ATTAAGTGGAGTATACAATTCAAGAACATAAGAACACTTTCAAATTCTGAAACAGCATGTCAGAAAggccaaaagaagatatataactTTAGACTGGCTCACTTTTCAGAAAAATACCTGTTATTTCATCATGaaaatttcatcttgaaaaaGTAA